From the genome of Bombyx mori chromosome 16, ASM3026992v2, one region includes:
- the LOC101745483 gene encoding uncharacterized protein LOC101745483: MSLLFLLFGVCVTLVSGQTTGVSQCIRNEGDLPINTYIHGCSEPPCSLPQLQDCVIDIVFQAPRVLRNMKTLVTAYMNLGVINLPIPYDLGEHAITCNFLTNTYCPLLAGEVATYTLRMFIEPFFPQGTAVTVEFRVVDERNVPVLCLRVPITIAPPLTGPTKTHHLRIEHVYNATKLDDASVQHADIFV, from the exons ATGTCGCTTCTGTTTTTATTGTTCGGTGTTTGTGTAACGCTTGTCAGTGGACAGACCACAGGGGTTAGTCAAT GTATTAGAAACGAGGGAGACCTTCCGATAAACACGTACATCCACGGATGTTCGGAGCCGCCGTGCTCTCTGCCACAGCTACAGGACTGCGTTATTGACATCGTATTCCAAGCAC CTCGCGTTCTTCGCAATATGAAAACGTTAGTCACGGCCTACATGAACCTGGGAGTCATCAATCTGCCGATCCCGTACGATCTTGGCGAACACGCCATCACCTGCAACTTCCTCACAAACACCTACTGCCCGCTGCTGGCAGGCGAGGTTGCGACCTACACGTTGAGAATGTTCATCGAGCCGTTCTTCCCTCAG GGTACTGCGGTTACAGTCGAATTCAGGGTCGTGGATGAACGGAATGTACCCGTTTTGTGCCTCCGAGTTCCAATCACGATCGCTCCGCCCTTAACAGGCCCGACCAAAACACACCACCTAAGAATTGAACATGTTTACAACGCAACGAAACTAGATGACGCTAGTGTTCAACATGCTGACATTTTCGTTTGA